In the genome of Populus trichocarpa isolate Nisqually-1 chromosome 6, P.trichocarpa_v4.1, whole genome shotgun sequence, one region contains:
- the LOC7471533 gene encoding casein kinase 1-like protein 3 isoform X1, whose product MERIIGEKYKLGRKIGSGSFGEIFLATHIHSGEIVAVKIENRSTKHPQLLYEAKLYKILGGGSGIANIKWCGVDGEDNVLVIDLLGPSLEDLFVYCGRKFSLKTVLMLADQMIARIEYMHVKGFLHRDIKPDNFLMGLGRKASQVYVIDFGLAKRYRDPTTHQHITYRENKNLTGTARYASCNTHLGIEQSRRDDLESIGYVLLYFLRGSLPWQGLKAATKKQKYDKICEKKLSTPIEVLCKSHPVEFASYFHYCHSLTFDQRPDYGFLKRLFRDLFTREGFEFDFVFDWTILKYKQTQRPKPQPQSSDLQPNSRVTSSRAMAMDLNKDKGVNGASYSAEVADHRGSNKVARPDTHMQLGSSFSRNVTADNPLDKHNMNNASMPSTSFVPPSASRRDFMKLDGSTDAVNIGRGLGNRAGASSRLMRISSAK is encoded by the exons ATGGAGAGAATTATAGGAGAGAAGTATAAATTAGGTCGCAAAATCGGAAGCGGATCCTTCGGTGAAATCTTTCTCG CTACTCACATTCACTCTGGTGAGATCGTTGCTGTCAAAATT GAAAATAGGAGTACGAAGCATCCGCAATTACTCTACGAAGCCAAACTGTATAAGATTCTTGGCGGAGGAA GTGGTATCGCGAATATAAAATGGTGCGGAGTTGATGGAGAAGATAACGTGTTAGTAATTGATTTGTTAGGACCGAGTCTCGAAGACTTGTTTGTGTACTGTGGGAGGAAGTTTTCGCTTAAAACAGTCTTAATGTTGGCTGATCAGATG ATTGCGAGGATTGAATACATGCATGTGAAGGGGTTTTTGCATAGGGATATTAAACCGGATAATTTCCTCATGGGTCTCGGAAGGAAAGCTAGTCAG GTCTATGTCATTGATTTTGGACTTGCGAAAAGATATAGGGATCCGACAACACACCAACATATTACTTACAG agagaacaaaaacTTAACAGGAACTGCTAGGTATGCAAGTTGCAATACTCATCTAGGAATTG AGCAAAGCCGTCGGGATGATTTGGAGTCTATTGGCTATGTTCTTTTATACTTTTTGAGAGGAAG CCTTCCATGGCAGGGTCTGAAAGCGGCAACAAAGAAGCAAAAGTATGATAAAATATGCGAGAAGAAGTTATCAACTCCAATTGAG GTGCTATGCAAGTCGCATCCAGTGGAGTTTGCTTCTTACTTCCATTATTGCCACTCATTAACTTTTGACCAACGACCTGATTATGGATTTCTGAAGCGCCTCTTTCGTGACTTGTTTACTCGGGAAG gatttgagtttgattttgtttttgactgGACTATCCTGAAGTACAAGCAGACACAGAGGCCAAAGCCACAACCTCAATCATCT GACCTGCAGCCAAATTCTAGAGTGACAAGCAGTCGAGCAATGGCAATGGATCTCAATAAGGATAAAG gGGTCAATGGTGCCTCTTATTCTGCTGAGGTTGCTGATCACAGAGGATCAAATAAGGTTGCTCGTCCAGATACTCATATGCAGTTGGGGTCATCATTTTCTCGGAATGTAACTGCTGATAATCCACTTGACAAACAT AATATGAACAATGCATCAATGCCGTCGACTTCTTTTGTTCCGCCCAGTGCATCCAGAAGGGATTTTATGAAACTAGATGGGTCGACTGATGCTGTGAACATTGGCCGTGGGCTTGGGAACAGAGCTGGTGCTTCAAGCAGGTTGATGAGAATTTCTTCAGCGAAGTAA
- the LOC7471533 gene encoding casein kinase 1-like protein 3 isoform X2 codes for MERIIGEKYKLGRKIGSGSFGEIFLATHIHSGEIVAVKIENRSTKHPQLLYEAKLYKILGGGSGIANIKWCGVDGEDNVLVIDLLGPSLEDLFVYCGRKFSLKTVLMLADQMIARIEYMHVKGFLHRDIKPDNFLMGLGRKASQVYVIDFGLAKRYRDPTTHQHITYRENKNLTGTARYASCNTHLGIEQSRRDDLESIGYVLLYFLRGSLPWQGLKAATKKQKYDKICEKKLSTPIEVLCKSHPVEFASYFHYCHSLTFDQRPDYGFLKRLFRDLFTREGFEFDFVFDWTILKYKQTQRPKPQPQSSDLQPNSRVTSSRAMAMDLNKDKGVNGASYSAEVADHRGSNKVARPDTHMQLGSSFSRNVTADNPLDKHLFEILFL; via the exons ATGGAGAGAATTATAGGAGAGAAGTATAAATTAGGTCGCAAAATCGGAAGCGGATCCTTCGGTGAAATCTTTCTCG CTACTCACATTCACTCTGGTGAGATCGTTGCTGTCAAAATT GAAAATAGGAGTACGAAGCATCCGCAATTACTCTACGAAGCCAAACTGTATAAGATTCTTGGCGGAGGAA GTGGTATCGCGAATATAAAATGGTGCGGAGTTGATGGAGAAGATAACGTGTTAGTAATTGATTTGTTAGGACCGAGTCTCGAAGACTTGTTTGTGTACTGTGGGAGGAAGTTTTCGCTTAAAACAGTCTTAATGTTGGCTGATCAGATG ATTGCGAGGATTGAATACATGCATGTGAAGGGGTTTTTGCATAGGGATATTAAACCGGATAATTTCCTCATGGGTCTCGGAAGGAAAGCTAGTCAG GTCTATGTCATTGATTTTGGACTTGCGAAAAGATATAGGGATCCGACAACACACCAACATATTACTTACAG agagaacaaaaacTTAACAGGAACTGCTAGGTATGCAAGTTGCAATACTCATCTAGGAATTG AGCAAAGCCGTCGGGATGATTTGGAGTCTATTGGCTATGTTCTTTTATACTTTTTGAGAGGAAG CCTTCCATGGCAGGGTCTGAAAGCGGCAACAAAGAAGCAAAAGTATGATAAAATATGCGAGAAGAAGTTATCAACTCCAATTGAG GTGCTATGCAAGTCGCATCCAGTGGAGTTTGCTTCTTACTTCCATTATTGCCACTCATTAACTTTTGACCAACGACCTGATTATGGATTTCTGAAGCGCCTCTTTCGTGACTTGTTTACTCGGGAAG gatttgagtttgattttgtttttgactgGACTATCCTGAAGTACAAGCAGACACAGAGGCCAAAGCCACAACCTCAATCATCT GACCTGCAGCCAAATTCTAGAGTGACAAGCAGTCGAGCAATGGCAATGGATCTCAATAAGGATAAAG gGGTCAATGGTGCCTCTTATTCTGCTGAGGTTGCTGATCACAGAGGATCAAATAAGGTTGCTCGTCCAGATACTCATATGCAGTTGGGGTCATCATTTTCTCGGAATGTAACTGCTGATAATCCACTTGACAAACAT CTATTTGAGATTTTGTTTCTGTAG